The following nucleotide sequence is from Plectropomus leopardus isolate mb unplaced genomic scaffold, YSFRI_Pleo_2.0 unplaced_scaffold6031, whole genome shotgun sequence.
tttcttgtctttttttttttttttttttttacttatttcttgcaatttgggggacatttcttgacaagttggttatttccttttttgccaaTGTTTTTCAAAGGAAATCCAATATCTTCAATCTTAAATGGGTCAAAAATCTAGTGAAAGGTGTGTGAAtacagctcaagaaaactgatgtcaaaccatgttaaaaagggttaatttattCGAAATTTCACAATTTTGATTCAGTAAGTCAAAACTTTGGCTCATAaagagcatttttatttttgttttgaccaacttctttttcttcattttctgtcagtttgtaATTATACTTCAAAATCAAGCAAACAGCTACTTAAAATATCaactttaatataaatatagtatTATATTGACGCACACTGTGTCTGTATTTCTGATATCATAACATGAAAAGCCACCAAAATATACcaacatatttttggttttagaaAAGCATTATTGTATCTTTTTGcaggaaaaatacagttttgatcttataatgaattaattacaGCTTTAATTGAGAGAGATATTCCTGAAAGCACCAGGtgtctctcttctctgtgtCCCTGCTGTGAACCCTCCTGTGTCTCCTCTCAGACCGTCCCGCCTCCTCCGACCCTcctggaaaagtgtttttcaccTCTGGATGTTTGTGGCCTGAGGATGGAGAAGTACGAGAAGATCGGGAAGATCGGAGAGGGCTCCTACGGCGTCGTCTTCAAGTGCAGGAACAAAGACACGGGGCAGATCGTCGCCATCAAGAAGTTTGTGGAGTCCGAGGACGACCCCATCATCAAGAAGATCGCACTGAGGGAGATCAGGATGCTCAAGGTGACggctgaaattttttttttatttatttattcaaagttCCC
It contains:
- the LOC121939787 gene encoding cyclin-dependent kinase-like 1; amino-acid sequence: MEKYEKIGKIGEGSYGVVFKCRNKDTGQIVAIKKFVESEDDPIIKKIALREIRMLKQLKHANLVNLIEVFRRKRKLHLVFEYCDHTVLNELDRHPRGCVRLLNNSKQN